The Halomonas sp. KG2 genome contains a region encoding:
- the xdhB gene encoding xanthine dehydrogenase molybdopterin binding subunit: MRTLTDLPAPQPEQKAFQPAQHTGRFFSGASANHESAIKHVTGRAAYIDDLALPANALHLAAGLSSVAHGRITRMDLEAVRSAPGVVDVISVADVPGHTDIGPVFPGDPIMADGEVLYAGQVLFAVAADSHRAARQAVEKAIIEIEERPASLDPVTAANAGDLVRPTHQQISGDWEKAFADAAIVVAGKQFVGGQEHFYLEGQACVAHPSEDEGVMIHTSNQHPSETQKLVAEVLGIPFHAVTVETRRMGGGFGGKETQASPWACLAALIARRTGRSCRFRLPRVDDMRATGKRHPFHNDYRLGVDAQGVILGGDINVIGDCGYSPDLSDAIVDRAMFHSDNAYSLGDVRVTGYRARTHTASNTAFRGFGGPQGMMVIEAAMEDIARRLGEDPLTIRKRNFYRDGRNTTHYGQTVDQTVLLHELVEQLETSSDYWQRRRAIREFNAKSPVIRKGLALTPVKFGISFTAQHLNQAGALLHVYTDGSVMINHGGTEMGQGLHTKICQVVARELGLDLDSVRITATRTDKVPNTSPTAASSGADLNGQAARDAALKLKTRLYDFAAEHYHLDRETIHIKEGYLIAGFGESERRIAWGELVQAAYLSRISLSEKGFYATPLIHYDRATGNGRPFYYYAFGAAVAEVSIDTLSGEYLVDRVDILHDVGDSLNPAIDIGQVEGGFIQGMGWLTSEELKWNGKGQLISNGPATYKIPTYGDLPATFNTSLMEGHPNSMASIYRSKAVGEPPFMLGMSVWAALRDGLASLNGYTQAIPLDTPATPERVMAAAEAARAKLDPDADKRHSNGH; this comes from the coding sequence ATGCGTACGCTCACTGATCTGCCAGCACCACAGCCTGAGCAGAAAGCATTTCAGCCCGCACAACATACCGGCCGTTTTTTTTCTGGCGCCTCAGCTAATCACGAGAGTGCTATCAAGCATGTCACTGGGCGTGCGGCTTATATTGATGACCTAGCCCTTCCGGCCAATGCCCTCCACCTAGCCGCAGGCCTGTCATCTGTCGCCCACGGCCGCATTACCCGCATGGACCTGGAAGCAGTCAGGTCTGCTCCAGGCGTGGTCGATGTTATTAGCGTGGCAGACGTGCCAGGCCATACCGATATTGGCCCCGTTTTCCCAGGGGATCCCATCATGGCCGACGGCGAAGTGCTCTACGCGGGCCAGGTGCTATTCGCCGTGGCGGCCGACAGCCACCGTGCGGCTCGTCAAGCAGTCGAAAAGGCAATTATCGAGATCGAAGAGCGCCCTGCGAGCCTCGACCCTGTTACCGCCGCCAACGCGGGTGACCTGGTTCGCCCTACTCATCAACAGATCAGTGGAGACTGGGAAAAAGCCTTTGCCGACGCCGCCATTGTCGTTGCCGGCAAACAGTTTGTCGGTGGCCAGGAACACTTCTACTTGGAAGGGCAGGCCTGCGTCGCCCATCCCAGCGAAGACGAAGGCGTCATGATTCACACCTCCAACCAGCATCCCAGCGAGACGCAGAAACTGGTTGCCGAGGTACTCGGTATTCCCTTCCATGCCGTTACCGTCGAGACTCGCCGCATGGGGGGCGGATTCGGTGGCAAGGAGACACAGGCTTCTCCTTGGGCTTGCCTGGCCGCCTTAATCGCCCGGCGAACCGGGCGCAGCTGCCGCTTCCGCTTACCGCGAGTCGATGACATGCGCGCAACCGGAAAGCGCCACCCTTTTCATAACGACTACCGCCTTGGCGTCGATGCTCAGGGCGTGATTCTGGGTGGCGATATCAATGTAATCGGCGACTGTGGCTATTCACCCGACCTTTCCGACGCCATTGTTGATCGCGCCATGTTTCACTCGGATAACGCCTATTCGCTGGGTGACGTCCGCGTTACAGGATATCGAGCGCGCACCCATACGGCCTCTAACACCGCCTTCCGCGGCTTCGGCGGCCCCCAAGGTATGATGGTTATCGAAGCGGCAATGGAGGATATCGCTCGCCGTCTGGGCGAAGATCCGCTGACGATACGCAAGCGCAACTTTTACCGCGACGGCCGCAACACGACGCATTACGGCCAGACGGTGGATCAGACCGTTCTACTGCATGAGCTGGTTGAGCAACTCGAAACCTCTAGCGACTACTGGCAGCGGCGCCGGGCAATCCGAGAGTTCAACGCCAAGAGCCCCGTCATTCGCAAAGGCTTAGCGTTGACCCCAGTAAAATTCGGCATTTCCTTCACCGCTCAGCACCTCAACCAAGCGGGCGCGCTCCTTCACGTCTATACCGACGGCAGCGTAATGATCAACCACGGCGGCACCGAGATGGGCCAGGGGCTGCACACCAAGATTTGCCAAGTAGTGGCACGTGAGTTGGGCCTGGATCTTGATAGCGTGCGCATCACCGCCACGCGTACCGACAAGGTGCCCAATACCTCTCCCACCGCCGCCTCCAGCGGCGCCGACCTCAATGGCCAAGCAGCTCGCGATGCCGCGCTCAAACTAAAAACACGGCTTTATGACTTTGCCGCCGAGCACTACCATCTCGATCGAGAAACCATCCACATCAAAGAGGGTTATTTAATAGCCGGCTTTGGCGAAAGTGAACGCCGCATCGCTTGGGGAGAGCTGGTTCAAGCCGCCTATCTATCGCGCATCTCACTCTCGGAAAAAGGCTTTTACGCTACCCCATTGATCCATTATGACCGCGCCACCGGCAATGGACGCCCTTTCTACTACTATGCCTTTGGTGCGGCGGTGGCCGAAGTTTCAATCGATACCTTGAGCGGCGAATACTTGGTAGATCGTGTCGATATTCTCCACGATGTGGGTGACTCCCTGAATCCGGCTATCGATATCGGCCAAGTCGAAGGTGGTTTTATTCAGGGGATGGGCTGGTTAACCAGTGAAGAGCTGAAATGGAATGGTAAAGGCCAACTGATTTCGAATGGCCCCGCGACCTACAAGATTCCCACTTACGGCGATCTACCCGCCACTTTTAATACCTCTTTAATGGAAGGCCACCCCAACTCCATGGCCAGCATCTATCGTTCCAAGGCCGTGGGTGAACCCCCTTTTATGCTTGGTATGTCGGTATGGGCGGCCCTGCGTGACGGCTTGGCCAGCCTTAACGGATACACCCAGGCGATACCTCTGGACACGCCAGCCACACCGGAGCGAGTCATGGCGGCAGCCGAAGCCGCACGCGCCAAACTTGACCCTGACGCTGACAAACGGCACAGCAATGGTCATTAA
- the xdhA gene encoding xanthine dehydrogenase small subunit, whose product MITFHLNGQPHRVTADVHLSVLELLREQLHLTGTKEGCASGDCGACTVAIGAPDANGELRYHSANACIMPAHQLQGRHLVTVEGLADDQQYLHPAQAAMVECHGSQCGFCTPGIVMSLFTLHEEQHTNPLATPFSPERLEAALGGNLCRCTGYRPIRDAALAMNSIDGHRPIWLDATLNDAQDNQHEANPDETNSRFHQPRQLNDLVRLRAAHPEARLVAGATDLWLEVTQQLKDLPRLIDTTRVSELQQIEQGQDASGRPGWWIGAAVTYARLEPLLESEYPTFAHLLHRLGSAQVRNRGTLGGNVANASPIGDTPPVLLALDAQLRLAGPNGSREIAANNFFIDYKKTDLADNEVLSAVFIPAPQAGRQLKVWKLSKRREDDISAVLSAFAWHLEDGCLRDVRLAFGGMAGIPARARRAEAALEGNPPSPSVFEAARQALANDFSPMSDVRGSADYRTRSASALLERLRLVIESSTHAQPHTQEVMLHAYAH is encoded by the coding sequence ATGATTACATTTCACCTCAATGGGCAACCGCATCGTGTTACAGCGGATGTTCACCTTAGTGTTCTGGAACTGCTAAGAGAACAACTACACCTGACCGGCACCAAGGAAGGTTGCGCGTCGGGTGATTGCGGCGCTTGCACGGTAGCCATCGGGGCACCCGATGCCAATGGCGAGCTACGCTACCACAGCGCCAACGCCTGCATCATGCCCGCTCATCAGCTCCAAGGCCGCCATTTAGTCACCGTCGAAGGTCTCGCTGACGACCAGCAGTACCTGCATCCCGCCCAGGCCGCCATGGTCGAATGCCATGGTAGCCAATGCGGCTTCTGCACGCCGGGCATTGTGATGTCACTGTTCACACTGCACGAAGAACAGCACACTAACCCGCTCGCCACGCCCTTTAGCCCTGAGCGCCTTGAAGCCGCACTTGGCGGCAACCTGTGTCGCTGCACTGGCTATCGCCCCATTCGTGATGCGGCGTTAGCAATGAACAGTATCGATGGTCATCGCCCTATCTGGTTAGATGCCACACTGAATGATGCGCAAGATAATCAGCACGAGGCCAACCCGGACGAAACCAACAGCCGTTTCCATCAACCTCGTCAGTTGAATGACCTAGTACGCCTACGCGCAGCCCATCCAGAAGCACGCTTGGTTGCGGGTGCCACTGACCTTTGGCTTGAAGTCACCCAACAACTGAAGGACTTACCACGGCTTATCGATACCACGCGCGTAAGTGAGCTTCAGCAAATTGAACAAGGTCAGGATGCGAGCGGGCGCCCCGGTTGGTGGATCGGAGCAGCCGTCACCTATGCACGTTTGGAGCCCCTGCTCGAGAGTGAATATCCAACCTTTGCCCATCTCTTACACCGCTTAGGCTCGGCTCAGGTACGCAACCGCGGCACCTTGGGTGGCAACGTCGCTAATGCATCCCCCATTGGCGACACCCCGCCGGTGCTGCTGGCTCTTGATGCACAGCTTCGCCTTGCAGGCCCTAACGGCTCCCGCGAGATTGCCGCCAACAACTTCTTCATCGACTACAAAAAGACCGACCTGGCTGACAATGAAGTGTTAAGCGCGGTTTTCATCCCGGCCCCGCAAGCAGGCCGCCAGTTGAAAGTATGGAAACTCTCGAAGCGGCGCGAAGATGATATTTCTGCCGTGCTGAGTGCTTTTGCCTGGCATCTGGAGGATGGGTGTCTACGCGATGTACGCCTAGCCTTCGGTGGTATGGCCGGCATACCTGCCCGAGCCCGCAGGGCCGAAGCAGCTCTCGAAGGAAATCCCCCCTCACCAAGCGTCTTCGAGGCTGCACGCCAAGCGCTCGCGAATGACTTTTCACCGATGAGCGATGTTCGTGGCAGTGCCGACTACCGCACGCGCTCAGCGAGCGCGCTACTTGAACGCCTGCGCTTGGTCATAGAATCGTCTACCCACGCCCAACCACACACTCAGGAGGTGATGCTCCATGCGTACGCTCACTGA
- a CDS encoding NCS2 family permease: MPQSPTPYSGSPPVQPTSTLDNYFNVSRRGSSVKTEVLAGIATFLAGMYIIVVNPAILSDAGIPFSAALSATVVISFFSSLAMGLYARNPILVAPGMGMNALFTYTLVLGAGLSWEVALGCVFWSGVLFAILALFNVREAIIEAIPASLRYAITCGIGLFITFIGLKNAGFIVANPATLVSLGDLNASLITFFIGLMATAILVIRGFNGALILGIALTTLLAAPMGRLWSDDVLVAWQGLAAWPDFSAVMKVDILGALKVAYLPFIFVMLFTNFFDSLSCFMALSESADLKDANGNPRNLKRSMTVDAFASMIAAPLGTSAAQTFIESGAGVAQGGRTGLTAVVIGVLFLPFLFLSPLLSLVPSIATAPALVLVGLFMMAPIGKIDWSRLEEAFPAFLAIILMPLTYSITLGIAFGFISFVLIRLATGKLDEIKPAMWVSALLAVVMLLTAQ; the protein is encoded by the coding sequence ATGCCACAAAGCCCTACGCCGTATTCCGGCTCCCCACCCGTCCAGCCAACGAGCACCCTGGATAATTACTTCAATGTCAGCCGACGCGGCTCCTCGGTGAAGACCGAAGTGCTTGCAGGCATCGCGACGTTTCTAGCCGGGATGTATATCATCGTGGTCAACCCAGCCATCTTATCTGATGCGGGTATCCCCTTCTCTGCCGCACTCTCCGCTACCGTGGTCATCAGCTTTTTTAGTAGCTTGGCCATGGGCTTGTATGCCCGCAACCCAATTTTGGTTGCTCCTGGAATGGGCATGAATGCGCTTTTTACCTACACCCTGGTGCTTGGTGCAGGGTTATCGTGGGAAGTTGCTCTAGGCTGCGTATTCTGGTCAGGAGTACTGTTCGCTATTTTGGCACTGTTTAACGTTCGCGAAGCCATCATCGAGGCCATTCCAGCCTCATTGCGCTATGCCATCACCTGCGGGATAGGCCTATTCATCACCTTTATTGGGCTCAAGAATGCCGGGTTCATCGTCGCCAACCCAGCGACCCTTGTTAGCCTTGGTGATCTAAACGCAAGCCTAATAACCTTCTTTATTGGCCTAATGGCTACCGCGATACTGGTCATTCGCGGCTTCAATGGCGCGCTGATCCTAGGCATCGCCCTAACCACTCTGCTGGCAGCCCCTATGGGGCGGCTGTGGAGTGACGACGTATTGGTCGCTTGGCAAGGCCTAGCCGCATGGCCGGATTTCTCGGCAGTAATGAAGGTCGATATTTTAGGCGCCCTCAAGGTGGCTTACCTGCCATTCATTTTCGTGATGCTGTTTACTAACTTCTTCGACTCACTGTCTTGCTTTATGGCGCTATCCGAGTCAGCTGATCTCAAGGATGCCAACGGTAATCCACGCAACCTTAAGCGCTCCATGACGGTAGATGCTTTCGCATCGATGATCGCGGCCCCCCTCGGCACCAGCGCGGCACAAACCTTTATCGAGTCCGGTGCTGGCGTTGCCCAGGGCGGCCGCACAGGACTCACGGCAGTCGTTATTGGCGTGCTATTTCTGCCTTTTCTGTTTCTCTCGCCGTTGCTGTCCCTAGTTCCCAGCATCGCAACTGCTCCAGCTCTTGTTTTGGTGGGACTGTTCATGATGGCACCGATTGGAAAGATTGACTGGAGCCGTCTTGAGGAAGCCTTTCCCGCATTTCTGGCCATCATTTTAATGCCGCTGACGTACTCCATCACCCTGGGTATCGCCTTTGGTTTTATCAGCTTTGTGCTCATCCGACTTGCCACCGGCAAGCTGGACGAGATTAAGCCGGCTATGTGGGTCTCCGCCCTGTTAGCGGTGGTTATGCTGCTGACAGCACAATAG
- the carA gene encoding glutamine-hydrolyzing carbamoyl-phosphate synthase small subunit yields MSKPAILALEDGSVFHGIAIGADGVTSGEVVFNTAMTGYQEILTDPSYTRQIVTLTYPHIGNTGINSEDVESASIAAAGLVIRDLPLLASSFRSEQSLSDYLKSQNVLGIADIDTRRLTRILRDKGAQNGAILAGAEAEGDDAVERALAAAKAFPGLKGMDLAKEVSCKEAYEWTQGEWTLGEGYADTTKGERPYHVVAYDFGVKFNILRMLAERGCRLTVVPAQTPAADVLAMNPDGIFLANGPGDPEPCDYAIKAIQDVLETNTPVFGICLGHQLLALASGAKTIKMGHGHHGANHPVQDLDTGTVMITSQNHGFAADEATLPANVRATHRSLFDGTLQGIERTDRPAFSFQGHPEASPGPRDVAPLFDRFIAMMQARR; encoded by the coding sequence TTGAGCAAACCCGCGATATTGGCCCTGGAAGATGGCAGTGTGTTTCATGGAATTGCCATTGGCGCGGATGGCGTCACTAGCGGTGAGGTGGTGTTCAATACAGCCATGACCGGCTACCAGGAAATCCTCACTGACCCTTCTTACACCCGCCAAATCGTCACGCTGACCTATCCTCATATCGGCAATACCGGCATTAATTCGGAAGATGTGGAATCTGCATCGATTGCCGCAGCGGGCCTGGTGATTCGTGATTTACCCCTGCTGGCCAGCAGTTTCCGTTCAGAGCAAAGCCTTTCTGACTATCTAAAAAGCCAAAATGTGCTGGGCATTGCGGATATCGATACTCGCCGTTTAACGCGCATTCTGCGTGATAAAGGCGCGCAAAACGGTGCGATTCTGGCGGGTGCAGAAGCAGAGGGCGATGATGCGGTAGAGCGGGCGCTGGCGGCAGCGAAGGCATTTCCCGGGTTGAAGGGCATGGATCTGGCCAAGGAAGTCTCGTGCAAAGAGGCTTACGAATGGACACAAGGCGAGTGGACGCTGGGCGAGGGCTACGCTGATACTACCAAAGGTGAGCGTCCTTACCACGTAGTGGCGTATGACTTCGGTGTGAAATTTAACATCCTACGTATGCTGGCCGAGCGCGGCTGCCGGTTGACGGTCGTACCGGCACAAACGCCTGCTGCTGACGTATTGGCGATGAATCCGGATGGGATCTTTTTGGCTAACGGCCCTGGTGATCCCGAGCCTTGTGATTACGCCATCAAGGCGATTCAGGACGTATTGGAAACCAATACGCCGGTATTTGGCATTTGCCTTGGCCACCAGTTGCTGGCGCTGGCCTCGGGTGCCAAAACCATCAAGATGGGCCACGGCCACCACGGTGCTAACCATCCAGTGCAGGATTTAGACACCGGCACGGTAATGATTACCAGCCAAAACCATGGCTTTGCTGCCGATGAAGCGACCCTTCCAGCCAACGTGCGTGCCACGCACCGTTCGCTGTTCGATGGCACGCTGCAAGGAATCGAGCGCACTGACCGCCCGGCGTTTAGCTTCCAGGGGCACCCGGAAGCCAGCCCTGGCCCGCGTGATGTGGCGCCGCTGTTTGATCGCTTTATTGCCATGATGCAGGCGCGTCGCTAA
- the carB gene encoding carbamoyl-phosphate synthase large subunit — protein MPKRTDINSILIIGAGPIVIGQACEFDYSGAQACKALREEGFRVILVNSNPATIMTDPAMADATYIEPITWQAVEKIIEAERPDAILPTMGGQTALNCALDLEKHGVLEKYRVEMIGANADAINMAEDRDLFDQAMKRIGLECPKAKVAHTMDEAWEIQAELGFPTIIRPSYTMGGSGGGVAYNKEEFEEICTRGFELSNNHELLIDESLLGWKEYEMEVVRDKNDNCIIVCAIENFDPMGVHTGDSITVAPAQTLTDKEYQIMRDASLAVLREIGVETGGSNVQFGMDPKTGRLVVIEMNPRVSRSSALASKATGFPIAKIAAKLAVGYTLDELQNDITGGRTPASFEPSIDYVVTKIPRFTFEKFPQANDRLTTQMKSVGEVMAIGRTFQESLQKALRGLETGNDGLDPIITDFTPDNMAIIQGELQAAGAERIFYVADAMRSGMSVDEVFALTNIDPWFLVQLEDLVLTENAVAKRALVDFSARELYQLKRKGFGDARLAKLLGVSEKEFRKTRQAAGIRPVYKRVDTCAAEFASDTAYMYSTYEEECEADVSDRQKIMVLGGGPNRIGQGIEFDYCCVHAAFAMRDDGYETIMVNCNPETVSTDYDTSDRLYFEPVTLEDVLEIADKEKPVGVIVQFGGQTPLKLARELEAAGVPIIGTTPDAIDRAEDRERFQVMIDKLGLKQPPNATARSFEEAFSKAEAIGYPLVVRPSYVLGGRAMEIVYDASELENYMTNAVKVSNDSPVLLDHFLSAAIEIDIDAVSDGQQVVIGGIMQHVEQAGVHSGDSACALPPYSLPADVQDEMREQVKKMAVELGVKGLMNVQLAWQDGEIYVIEVNPRASRTVPFVSKCIGTSLAQIAARCMAGKTLAEQGFEREIIPHFYSVKEAVFPFNKFQGVDPILSPEMKSTGEVMGSGETFAEAFFKAQLGAGEAIPALDGERKAFLSVREPDKQGIIEVARSLLTLGFTLCATRGTAAALEAAGLEVEHVNKVYEGRPHIVDLLKNDEIAYIVNTTEGRQAINDSSIIRRTALARKVPYATTLAGANAVCMALEYGREITVRRLQDLHAGASQ, from the coding sequence ATGCCTAAGCGTACCGATATCAACAGCATTCTTATCATTGGCGCTGGCCCGATTGTCATCGGCCAGGCCTGCGAATTTGACTACTCTGGCGCCCAGGCGTGTAAAGCGCTGCGTGAAGAGGGGTTCCGGGTTATTTTGGTTAACTCCAACCCGGCCACCATCATGACCGACCCGGCCATGGCCGATGCCACCTACATCGAGCCGATTACCTGGCAAGCGGTTGAAAAAATTATTGAGGCCGAGCGCCCGGACGCGATTCTACCCACTATGGGTGGCCAGACAGCGCTCAACTGTGCGCTTGACCTGGAAAAGCATGGCGTACTGGAAAAGTACCGCGTCGAGATGATTGGTGCCAACGCCGATGCGATTAACATGGCTGAAGATCGCGATCTGTTCGATCAAGCCATGAAGCGTATTGGTTTGGAGTGCCCGAAAGCCAAGGTGGCGCACACCATGGACGAGGCCTGGGAAATCCAGGCTGAGCTTGGCTTCCCGACCATTATTCGTCCTTCTTACACCATGGGCGGCTCCGGCGGCGGCGTGGCGTATAACAAAGAAGAGTTCGAAGAGATCTGTACCCGCGGTTTCGAGCTTTCCAATAACCACGAGCTGCTGATCGACGAATCGCTGCTGGGTTGGAAAGAGTACGAAATGGAAGTGGTGCGGGATAAGAATGACAACTGCATCATTGTCTGTGCGATTGAAAACTTCGATCCTATGGGTGTTCACACAGGTGACTCGATTACCGTCGCGCCAGCGCAAACGCTGACCGACAAAGAGTACCAGATCATGCGTGACGCCAGCCTCGCGGTACTGCGCGAGATTGGTGTGGAAACCGGTGGTTCCAACGTACAGTTTGGTATGGACCCGAAAACCGGTCGCCTAGTGGTTATCGAGATGAACCCGCGGGTATCACGCTCGTCAGCGCTGGCATCTAAGGCCACTGGTTTCCCGATTGCCAAAATCGCCGCGAAACTAGCGGTGGGTTACACCTTAGATGAGCTGCAAAACGATATTACCGGTGGCCGTACGCCCGCGTCGTTTGAGCCATCAATCGATTATGTCGTCACTAAGATTCCGCGCTTTACCTTCGAGAAATTCCCGCAGGCAAACGACCGTCTGACCACCCAGATGAAGTCGGTGGGCGAGGTGATGGCGATTGGTCGTACGTTCCAAGAGTCGCTGCAGAAAGCGCTGCGCGGTCTGGAAACCGGTAACGACGGTCTTGATCCGATCATCACCGATTTCACGCCAGATAACATGGCGATCATTCAGGGCGAGCTGCAGGCCGCCGGTGCCGAGCGTATTTTCTACGTGGCTGACGCCATGCGCTCTGGAATGAGTGTCGATGAGGTATTTGCGCTCACCAATATCGACCCTTGGTTCCTGGTGCAGTTGGAAGATTTGGTGTTGACTGAAAATGCCGTCGCCAAGCGCGCCCTGGTCGATTTCTCTGCTCGCGAGCTGTACCAGCTTAAGCGCAAAGGCTTTGGTGATGCACGTTTAGCCAAGCTGTTGGGTGTATCTGAAAAAGAGTTTCGTAAAACGCGCCAGGCAGCGGGTATTCGTCCGGTTTATAAGCGTGTCGACACCTGTGCGGCGGAATTTGCCTCTGACACCGCTTATATGTACTCCACCTATGAAGAGGAGTGCGAAGCGGACGTCTCGGATCGTCAGAAAATTATGGTATTGGGGGGTGGCCCGAACCGTATCGGTCAAGGTATCGAGTTCGATTACTGCTGTGTTCATGCCGCCTTTGCCATGCGCGATGATGGCTATGAAACGATCATGGTCAACTGCAACCCGGAAACCGTTTCTACCGACTATGACACCTCTGATCGCCTCTACTTTGAGCCGGTGACGCTGGAAGATGTGTTAGAAATTGCCGATAAAGAGAAGCCGGTTGGCGTAATTGTGCAGTTCGGTGGTCAAACCCCGCTGAAGCTTGCCCGTGAGCTAGAGGCAGCAGGCGTGCCGATTATTGGTACCACGCCAGATGCCATTGACCGCGCTGAAGACCGCGAGCGCTTTCAGGTAATGATCGACAAGTTAGGTCTGAAGCAGCCACCCAACGCCACCGCCCGTAGCTTTGAAGAGGCGTTTTCCAAGGCGGAGGCCATTGGCTACCCGCTGGTGGTGCGTCCTAGCTACGTGCTGGGTGGACGGGCAATGGAGATCGTTTATGACGCCTCCGAGCTTGAAAACTACATGACCAATGCGGTGAAGGTGTCTAACGACTCTCCCGTTCTGCTTGACCACTTTTTGAGTGCCGCGATCGAGATTGATATCGACGCGGTGTCGGACGGTCAGCAGGTGGTAATCGGCGGTATTATGCAGCACGTTGAGCAAGCGGGCGTTCACTCTGGTGATTCCGCCTGTGCGCTGCCGCCTTACTCGCTGCCTGCCGATGTGCAGGATGAAATGCGCGAGCAGGTCAAGAAGATGGCCGTTGAGCTGGGCGTTAAAGGTCTGATGAACGTGCAGCTGGCGTGGCAGGATGGCGAAATTTATGTCATCGAGGTTAATCCTCGTGCGTCGCGTACCGTACCGTTTGTGTCGAAGTGCATCGGCACTTCGTTGGCACAGATTGCGGCGCGCTGCATGGCGGGTAAGACACTGGCCGAGCAGGGCTTTGAGCGCGAAATTATCCCGCACTTCTATAGCGTGAAAGAGGCGGTCTTTCCGTTCAACAAGTTCCAGGGTGTTGACCCGATTCTGTCGCCCGAGATGAAGTCGACGGGTGAAGTAATGGGCTCTGGCGAGACCTTTGCAGAAGCGTTCTTTAAAGCGCAGTTGGGCGCTGGCGAAGCCATTCCAGCATTGGATGGCGAGCGTAAAGCGTTCCTTTCAGTGCGCGAGCCTGATAAGCAAGGGATTATCGAAGTGGCGCGTTCTCTGCTAACATTGGGCTTCACACTATGTGCAACGCGCGGTACAGCGGCAGCACTTGAGGCTGCTGGACTGGAAGTGGAGCACGTCAATAAAGTCTACGAAGGCCGTCCCCATATTGTCGATCTGTTGAAGAACGACGAAATCGCCTACATCGTGAACACGACTGAAGGTCGTCAGGCTATTAACGACTCTTCAATTATTCGCCGTACTGCTCTCGCGCGCAAGGTGCCCTATGCGACCACCTTGGCGGGCGCTAATGCTGTTTGCATGGCGCTGGAGTACGGTAGGGAGATTACGGTGCGGCGCCTTCAGGATCTGCATGCAGGAGCAAGTCAATGA
- the greA gene encoding transcription elongation factor GreA, which produces MNKVPMTVAGEKSLREELNHLKGEARPQVIAAIAEAREHGDLKENAEYHAAREQQGFIEGRIQEIESKLSGAQVIDVTKLPKTGKVIFGVTVSLLNLDSDASVTYRIVGEDEANIKEGRISVTSPIARAMIGKEEGDVVVVKTPGGDVEYEIESVEHL; this is translated from the coding sequence ATGAACAAGGTCCCGATGACGGTAGCGGGAGAAAAAAGTCTTCGCGAAGAGCTTAATCACTTGAAGGGCGAAGCCCGCCCTCAAGTTATTGCTGCTATTGCTGAAGCGCGTGAACATGGCGATCTCAAGGAGAACGCCGAGTACCACGCCGCTCGCGAGCAGCAAGGATTTATTGAAGGCCGTATCCAGGAAATTGAAAGCAAGCTTTCAGGTGCGCAGGTAATCGACGTTACTAAGCTGCCAAAAACCGGTAAGGTGATCTTTGGGGTTACCGTATCGTTGCTGAACCTGGATAGCGACGCCAGCGTTACCTACCGCATTGTTGGTGAAGACGAGGCCAATATTAAAGAGGGGCGCATTTCTGTGACCTCACCTATCGCCCGAGCGATGATTGGCAAAGAAGAAGGCGATGTGGTGGTGGTAAAAACACCTGGTGGCGATGTTGAGTACGAAATTGAGAGTGTTGAACATCTCTGA
- the yhbY gene encoding ribosome assembly RNA-binding protein YhbY, translated as MSLSQAQKKAFRSIGHHLNPVVTVSENGVSENLLAELSRALNDHELIKVKLAITERDDRVAMLNELVADSNAELVQTIGKMALLYRRNPKVNPKLSNITRFENHHGRH; from the coding sequence ATGAGCTTGTCACAGGCACAAAAGAAAGCATTTCGTAGCATTGGCCACCACCTCAATCCAGTGGTCACCGTTTCTGAGAACGGCGTCTCCGAAAATTTGCTCGCAGAACTCAGCCGCGCGCTCAACGATCACGAGCTCATCAAAGTGAAGCTCGCTATTACAGAGCGGGACGACCGCGTCGCAATGCTCAATGAGCTAGTCGCCGACAGTAACGCCGAGCTAGTACAAACCATTGGCAAAATGGCGCTGCTCTATCGCCGTAACCCAAAGGTAAACCCCAAGCTTTCCAACATCACGCGTTTTGAAAACCACCACGGACGGCATTAA